The sequence GAACTCATCACCGTCTTCAGTTTGTACTGCGCCGACGACGCTACCATTACGATCAGAGACCTTAATAGAGACAACGCCTTGAGTCGCACGACTCTTCGCTGGGTACTCAGACAAAATCGTACGTTTACCGTAACCATTTTCAGTAATGGTTAGGATATCGCCGTCATTTTGCGGAACAATCAGTGACACTACTTGGTCTTCGTTAAGTAACTTAATACCACGAACACCCGCAGCTGTACGACCCATACCACGAACTTGCTCTTCGTTGAATCGAACCACTTTACCGGCTTTAGAGAACAGCATGATGTCGCTGTTGCCGTCAGTAATATCAACGCCAATCAGTGAATCTTCATCACGCAAGTTAACGGCAATCAAACCATTACTACGCACGTTCGAGAACTGGTCTAGAGACGTTTTCTTAACCGTACCGTCTGCGGTTGCCATGAAGATGAACTTATCTTCACTAAACTCAGAAACAGGTAGAATTGCAGTAATACGCTCACCATCTTCAAGAGGCAGAATATTAATAATTGGTTTACCACGCGCGGTGCGGCTCGCCAATGGCAATTGGTACACTTTCAAGCGGTACGTTTTTCCACGAGTAGAGAAACACAAGATGTTGTCATGCGTGTTCGCAACCAATAGACGATCGATGTAATCTTCATCTTTCATCTTAGTCGCACTCTTACCACGGCCACCACGACGTTGTGCTTCATAGTCGCTTAGGATTTGGTACTTAACATAGCCTTCGTGAGAAAGCGTGACGACTACGTCTTCTTGAGCAATCAGCTCTTCCATGTCGATATCGTGAATAGCCGCAGTAATTTCTGTGCGACGCTCATCACCATAGCCTTCACGGATAGCTTCTAGTTCTTCTACGATCACTTCCATCAAGCGCTCAGTGCTTGCAAGGATGTGCATCAACTCTGCGATTTCATCTAACAGAGCCTTGTATTCATCAAGGATTTTTTCATGTTCTAGACCCGTCAATTTTTGTAGACGAAGATCTAGAATCGCTTGTGCTTGTTGCTCAGTTAGGTGGTATTGACCATCACGGATACCAAACTGCTCTTCTAGCCACTCTGGACGTGCGGCGTCAGTACCAGCGCGCTCAAGCATAGTGGCAACTAAACCTAAGTCCCAACCACGAGCCACTAAGCCTGCTTTTGCTCCAGCCGGTGTTGCAGCATGGCGAATCAATTCGATGATTTCATCGATGTTAGCCAGTGCCAGTGCCAAACCTTCAAGGATATGAGCACGGTCACGCGCTTTGCGCAGTTCAAAAATAGTACGGCGAGTAACCACTTCACGGCGGTGATCAACAAACGCTTTCAACATTTCTTTTAGGTTGAAGTGTTTAGGCTGGCCTTTATCAAGGGCAACCATGTTGATACCAAAGGTAGTTTGCAGCTGAGTATGAGCGTAAAGGTTATTAAGTACCACCTCACCCACTGCATCACGCTTACATTCAATCACGATACGCATGCCGTCTTTATCCGACTCATCACGTAGCGCACTGATGCCTTCTACTTTTTTGTCTTTTACTAGCTCGGCGATTTTTTCAATCAAACGAGCTTTGTTAACCTGATATGGGATCTCAGTAACAATGATGGTTTCTTTGCCTTTGCTATCCGCTTCAATATCAGCTTTAGCACGCATGTAAACCTTACCACGACCCGTGTTGTACGCATCAATGATGCCTTTACGGCCACTGATGGTTGCCGCTGTTGGGAAGTCAGGGCCTGGGATGTAATCCATCAACTGATCAATGGTGATGTCTTCATTTTTAATGAAGGCCAAACAGCCATCGATAACCTCAGTGAGGTTATGCGGTGGAATATTGGTTGCCATACCTACAGCAATACCTGATGAACCATTCACTAATAAGTTAGGTACACGTGTCGGTAATACCGCTGGAATTTGTTCAGTGCCATCATAGTTAGGCACGTAATCCACGGTCTCTTTCTCAAGGTCGGCTAGCAACTCATGAGCAATTTTCGACATACGTACTTCGGTGTAACGCATTGCCGCAGCAGAGTCACCATCGATAGAACCAAAGTTGCCTTGGCCATCAGCTAACATGTAACGCAATGCAAACGGCTGCGCCATACGAACGATAGTATCGTATACCGCACTATCACCGTGTGGGTGATATTTACCAATTACATCACCAACGACACGCGCTGATTTTTTGTAAGGTTTGTTCCAATCATTGCCCAATACATTCATCGCAAATAAAACGCGTCGGTGTACGGGTTTCAAACCATCGCGAACATCTGGCAATGCTCGACCTACGATGACGGACATTGCATAGTCAAGGTACGAGCCTCTCAGCTCGTCTTCAATATTTACCGGTGTGATCTCTTTCGCTAGATCGCTCATAGAGCCATTATCCCTCTATTGTTAGATCGTCTTTTCGATTCCTAATAAGAACAAAAAATATAACACAATTTTCGCAGTTTCTGCATTACTTTCATTATCTGTTACCCCCGATGTGATATACGTTAGCAACTAGATGCGCATTATTTACACTATTCGTAAATTATGGCTTAAAAA is a genomic window of Vibrio neonatus containing:
- the gyrA gene encoding DNA topoisomerase (ATP-hydrolyzing) subunit A, producing MSDLAKEITPVNIEDELRGSYLDYAMSVIVGRALPDVRDGLKPVHRRVLFAMNVLGNDWNKPYKKSARVVGDVIGKYHPHGDSAVYDTIVRMAQPFALRYMLADGQGNFGSIDGDSAAAMRYTEVRMSKIAHELLADLEKETVDYVPNYDGTEQIPAVLPTRVPNLLVNGSSGIAVGMATNIPPHNLTEVIDGCLAFIKNEDITIDQLMDYIPGPDFPTAATISGRKGIIDAYNTGRGKVYMRAKADIEADSKGKETIIVTEIPYQVNKARLIEKIAELVKDKKVEGISALRDESDKDGMRIVIECKRDAVGEVVLNNLYAHTQLQTTFGINMVALDKGQPKHFNLKEMLKAFVDHRREVVTRRTIFELRKARDRAHILEGLALALANIDEIIELIRHAATPAGAKAGLVARGWDLGLVATMLERAGTDAARPEWLEEQFGIRDGQYHLTEQQAQAILDLRLQKLTGLEHEKILDEYKALLDEIAELMHILASTERLMEVIVEELEAIREGYGDERRTEITAAIHDIDMEELIAQEDVVVTLSHEGYVKYQILSDYEAQRRGGRGKSATKMKDEDYIDRLLVANTHDNILCFSTRGKTYRLKVYQLPLASRTARGKPIINILPLEDGERITAILPVSEFSEDKFIFMATADGTVKKTSLDQFSNVRSNGLIAVNLRDEDSLIGVDITDGNSDIMLFSKAGKVVRFNEEQVRGMGRTAAGVRGIKLLNEDQVVSLIVPQNDGDILTITENGYGKRTILSEYPAKSRATQGVVSIKVSDRNGSVVGAVQTEDGDEFMVITDGGTLVRSRVSEVSQVGRNTQGVTLIRTVEGENVVALQRIDEIEESEIEEVAEGEDAATDTSEAPQAPEASTDADESDAEQE